In Acidovorax sp. GBBC 1281, a single window of DNA contains:
- a CDS encoding aspartate/glutamate racemase family protein: MRQLLVINPNTSASVSALLQRHVQAAAGSHVQVRTATARFGAPYIACEASYAVASHAALDAWAAALADGGRAPDAVLVGCFGDPGLMALRESSPVPVTGLAEASFITAARQGRFGIVTGGERWGPMLQRLAQALGHAPMLAGIHTVAPTGAQLAADPAAARALLAQACRDVVRQMGVQAVILGGAGLAGMAGAIQPEVGVPVIDSVVAGAQWALRTPALPSERAQPWCDVAWERVSPELAALGLAPRQPDGAAAA; this comes from the coding sequence ATGCGCCAACTGCTCGTCATCAACCCCAACACCTCGGCCAGCGTGAGCGCCTTGCTGCAGCGCCACGTGCAGGCCGCCGCCGGATCGCACGTGCAGGTGCGCACGGCCACGGCCCGGTTCGGCGCGCCCTACATCGCCTGCGAGGCCAGCTACGCGGTGGCCTCTCATGCGGCGCTGGACGCCTGGGCCGCTGCGCTGGCGGACGGCGGCCGCGCGCCCGATGCGGTGCTGGTCGGCTGTTTCGGAGATCCGGGCCTGATGGCGCTGCGCGAGAGCAGTCCGGTGCCGGTGACCGGGCTGGCCGAGGCCTCTTTCATCACGGCGGCGCGGCAAGGGCGCTTTGGCATCGTCACCGGCGGCGAGCGCTGGGGCCCGATGCTGCAGCGCTTGGCTCAAGCACTGGGGCATGCGCCCATGCTGGCGGGCATCCACACGGTGGCACCCACCGGCGCGCAACTGGCCGCGGACCCTGCGGCGGCGCGGGCGCTGCTCGCCCAGGCCTGCCGCGACGTGGTGCGGCAGATGGGCGTGCAGGCCGTCATCCTCGGGGGCGCGGGCCTGGCCGGCATGGCCGGCGCGATCCAGCCCGAGGTGGGCGTGCCGGTGATCGACAGCGTGGTGGCCGGTGCGCAATGGGCGCTGCGCACGCCCGCGCTGCCGAGCGAGCGCGCGCAGCCCTGGTGCGACGTGGCCTGGGAGCGGGTGTCGCCCGAGCTGGCGGCGCTGGGGCTGGCACCGCGCCAACCTGACGGAGCCGCAGCGGCCTGA
- a CDS encoding tyrosinase family protein, translating to MSHSHTSRRQALQHLASLTAGFSLWSLQHSAAWAQNPADNPQNCAPPQPPGPATPFQGGKIAVKPRKSAFALTDAEIASLTKGWQGLRDITAQNPNSPTGWLRQSYVHCWACGGGTDGQQGEEIHSSWWFPPWHRAYLFFLERALVKASGDPDLRLPYWDWSTQSPSTQTFPQIYASAGSALYDPLRNPAKVKPGARIPAAFVGPKAMSIVLNSPNYALFGGVNTAIGGGSPGALETIPHNHVHVWTGTDGSQAPNYGSDMGVLSTAARDPVFFAHHSNVDRMWSSWVAVDPSHTNPPDADWNGHAWNFYDENGVWTSMKVSDVVNSENLGYVYDSLATPPKPLRSAVRTAGASQPAPAENAALAHPVQPLVVLAAPQKRNLGTAPVTHKAALPEGFRKPLAALAANQSSRLYLLHIDDVTTPPDRSVSAKVYVNLPNANASTTTESPNFVGMISSVAKTTPANTTGHAAHHQAGIRYSFVIDEETARLIARDRAVTVTLVPVDSNGATPRRSQLNYGRITLTPLP from the coding sequence ATGAGCCATTCCCATACTTCCCGCAGGCAAGCCCTGCAGCACCTGGCCAGCCTGACCGCCGGCTTTTCGTTGTGGAGCCTGCAGCACAGTGCCGCCTGGGCGCAGAACCCGGCCGACAACCCGCAGAACTGCGCCCCACCCCAGCCGCCCGGCCCGGCGACGCCCTTCCAGGGCGGCAAGATCGCCGTCAAGCCACGCAAGAGCGCCTTCGCCCTGACCGACGCCGAGATCGCCAGCCTCACCAAGGGCTGGCAAGGGCTGCGCGACATCACCGCCCAGAACCCCAACAGCCCCACCGGCTGGCTGCGCCAGAGCTACGTGCACTGCTGGGCCTGCGGCGGCGGCACCGACGGCCAGCAGGGCGAGGAAATCCATTCGAGCTGGTGGTTCCCGCCATGGCACCGCGCCTACCTGTTCTTCCTGGAGCGCGCCCTGGTCAAGGCCTCGGGCGACCCCGACCTGCGCCTGCCGTACTGGGACTGGAGCACCCAGAGCCCCTCGACCCAGACCTTCCCGCAGATCTACGCCAGCGCCGGCAGCGCCCTGTACGATCCGTTGCGCAACCCCGCCAAAGTGAAGCCGGGGGCCCGGATCCCTGCCGCCTTCGTGGGCCCGAAGGCCATGTCCATCGTGCTGAACTCGCCCAACTACGCCTTGTTCGGCGGGGTCAACACGGCCATCGGCGGCGGCAGCCCCGGCGCGCTGGAGACCATTCCCCACAACCACGTGCACGTGTGGACGGGCACCGATGGCAGCCAGGCGCCCAACTACGGCTCCGACATGGGCGTGCTCTCCACGGCCGCCCGCGACCCGGTCTTCTTCGCCCACCATTCCAACGTGGACCGCATGTGGAGCAGTTGGGTGGCGGTCGACCCCTCGCACACCAACCCGCCGGATGCGGACTGGAACGGCCACGCCTGGAACTTCTACGACGAAAACGGCGTGTGGACCTCCATGAAGGTCAGCGACGTCGTCAACTCCGAAAACCTGGGCTACGTGTACGACTCCCTGGCCACGCCCCCGAAGCCCCTGCGCAGCGCCGTGCGGACGGCAGGCGCCAGCCAGCCGGCACCGGCCGAGAACGCGGCCCTGGCGCATCCCGTGCAGCCGCTGGTGGTGCTGGCCGCGCCGCAAAAGCGCAACCTGGGCACCGCGCCCGTCACGCACAAGGCCGCGCTGCCGGAAGGCTTTCGCAAGCCGCTCGCCGCGCTGGCGGCCAACCAGTCGTCGCGGCTGTACCTGCTGCACATCGACGACGTGACCACCCCGCCCGACCGCAGCGTGAGCGCCAAGGTGTACGTGAACCTGCCCAACGCCAACGCCAGCACCACCACCGAGTCGCCCAACTTCGTGGGAATGATCTCCAGCGTGGCCAAGACCACGCCCGCGAACACGACGGGGCATGCGGCGCACCACCAGGCCGGTATCCGCTATTCGTTCGTGATCGACGAGGAGACGGCCCGCCTGATCGCGCGGGACAGGGCCGTCACCGTCACGCTGGTGCCGGTGGACAGCAACGGCGCCACGCCGCGCCGGTCGCAACTGAACTACGGCCGGATCACGCTCACGCCGCTGCCCTGA